Genomic segment of Melanotaenia boesemani isolate fMelBoe1 chromosome 10, fMelBoe1.pri, whole genome shotgun sequence:
ATCATTTTAATTCTAATTTAAAAATGCTAACGTAACATCTTTTGCCGAGAAAGGCGACAATTTTCAAAGTGTTTGCCTTTGAGGCCAATTAAAAATGTATAGTGTAAAACTTCTGCTCTAAGCTATACATTAGTCGGCATGAAAGAAAATTAATCCCACGGCTACATGTGATGGTCTGGAGAAACATTTCCTCTTATTTCAGGGATGATAATCTCATTAATTACCTACAGTGCTATTTGTACAGTTTGTTTCACTTCTAATATTTTGCCCTTCAGAGCAACAGTTGTGTTTTTCAAGTTCCACCTACCAGATGTCTTTGCATAAACATTTAAAGGCTTTCCAGAAGCATCAACATAATAGTAAAAAGAGCCTTTCGTTAATTTAATCTGTTTCTCATCATGTTACTGTGAACAGTCTGGCTTGTAAATGTCAGGAAATATTGTAGCTTTGCCTAGAAGTATCTTATTTTCTGCACAAACCCTCCTGGTCTCTCTCCGTACATGCACCAAAGTCAAGTGAAACTCAAAATGGAAAAAGATGACAGTGCAATTTACTCAAAACCGTGCATGCCAGATTTGCCTATTAAGTACAGAAGTCAAAAAAGAGGCAAGACAGAGATAAGACTCACAGCAGTGAGCTAGTGATGCAAAGAGAGCGCCTCTGAGGCCCAACACACAAAGGAGAGTATGGGTGACTGAGCTGTCTCTTTATGTCCTTAAACATTAATTCCATGCTATTTTATGGCAGACAAAGAAACAGGTTATTGAACTGACACAGAAACCCTTGAGAGTTGGCTCCCAGACAAACAGACTATCTAGAGCTGGGGAATAGACACAGTCGAGCCCCTGCAGACAGGGCCCAGGTTACGTCCCTCCCTGAACTAGAACAGACGGCTGCAGGCAAGCCAAGCGCATCATCTCGACGGGAGACCCTCGCTTACATCACCTCCATCTATTTTTAGAACAACTGCATCCACCTTCTTTCttgatttagtcttttttttttgtcccagcaAATGGCTGCAGAAagtgcaggttttttttttttctctactgaCATTATTTCCATGAAAACCTTCATCATAACTGATTCTTGCTACAAAGTAGTTATATTATGTGTGAAATATGCAGATGGAGAACAAATATAGATTGCTTTGTTGCCAGGATGAACAATCAGAGGAGAGCTGAGAGTCTCCAGGTTTTCATTTAATACAGAGGAAAGCAGGTGCTTCCATCAGTTTCCCATTCTGACCGTCACACTGAAGTTGTTTTAATAAGTCACATCATCTTGAGTAATCTTTGACTGGAATGAAAATAGGCACCCAGTCTAATCCTGCTGTGTGAATCCCTGTGAATTTATAATTAGAAATGTCAATAATGTGCATGTTGTgtttaagagaaaagaaagaggaaatgaGCCTGTCAGTTTCAATGATGCAGGCGTTTCCCTGTAGTTATTTTTCAGAGAAGATGAACAGTTCAGAACTTGAAATGACAGCATGTCAAACAAGAAAGGCTGTGCAATGTACAAGCAGTAGCTCGGTAAAAACAGGCTCTACCAGCTGCCAGTATTGGACAGATGGAAGGAAAGAAGCAGGAAGTGATGTAGCAGAGGTGAAGAAGCAGCGTGAGTCTAAGGAAATTAGATGACAAGAGAAGAAATGGGAGGTGAGAATTAAAGGAGAGGTGTGGAAGTGGTGTGACCATGAGCAGCTTgtcatagaaaaagaaaaaaagatcaagTTAGATATTATATTGCAGCTCATTCTGAATACCGCATCTCTATAAAACAGTGCAGGAAATTATAGCCGAGGTATAAGAGCATGTGGGTTCAGAAGTACAAAACAGGGGTATGACATTCATTAATTATGactttggttaaataaaacagtCCCCTTGATTAAACATTAATtagtaaaaatattaatctaTGGATGTTTACGGTGAATCAGCGATGATGCATTTCATCCGTGTCCTAAACACACTGGATGTGCTAAATATCCTAAGCATTAAATTGAGATGCCCATGTCGatttgtgtgtggatgtgtatgTGTTGTTCAGAATTTTTCAACTGCAAACAGCAGTGGATGATGACTCTTGTCTTGGATGGACATTTTTTATCAAGATGTCATGCAAATTTCAAGCCATCCATCATTTTTATATAACGCTTGACTGAAGTCAGAGCTATGGTGGCATCACAATGCCATCCTGTGGCCACATGGAGGAGCTGTCAAGGCAGTTTGAAATCTTACAATCTGTGTAAGATAAGAACagaattttacataaaaaacacaatcaagttttctttttaaatgacataTTAAAATCCCTAACTTTAACCAAAAGGGtgaaaaatactaaattaaattaacagaTGGGACCACACTGGAGATGTTGGGCCACATttagtgaaaagaaaaagagcaataATACCTTCCAATTGTCAAGCAAAGTGGTGGAGGAGGGATGGACCTGGGTACCTTGCAGTCAGAATCAAACATGACTATCTCTGTATCCTAAAGTATTCCAGAGTCAAACCTGGGAACCTCCCTCTGATATGTAAAGTTTGCTGAAGCAAAATAGAATTAATGCAACTGGGCCCAATTATAATCTAGAGTTTAATCTGACTGAAATGAGGCAGAACCTTAAGAGAGCTGAATAAACAAACACCTGCAAACATTAATAAACATAAGCAACACTTTAGAAAAAGAAGTGAGCCAAAATTTCCCCACAACAGTGTAAGAGACTGATATCTTCATACTGTATACTTCAAGTTAATGAGGGAAAGATACAAGTTATAATAGCAAAAGTTTGGTCAAACATAGTTCATAAACATaatgtagaataaaaaatatatataaattggaAAGTAGATAATGTATTCATATGTGTTTAGGACGAAATATGAAACAAAGATTAGAAATTTAATTTTCCACCTGAGTCACTATCACCTGAGTGTGTTAATCTATGTTTGCAGAGGAGTTTAAATATAAAGGTGAAGGTGCTGATGAATGACTGAAACACCTTCCAGCACTGACTGGTACTTTGCTGAATCCTCAAACAAAACCCCACTGAACAAAAGCATGCTACTCTCATTGTGGAAGCACTGTGTGTAAGTACTTAAGAGGGAAACGAGTATGTATCTGTATTAAGTACTGTAAAAAGGTTCAATTTGAAAGTGATTTCTTTTCATGGTAGATTTTCTGCAACTCAAACTTTGCACTCTAAAGCTGCCTTTTTAAACCATCACAATTACTCATCAGGACAATTATTTAATCTCTAATCCTTTAATCTCCCAAGAAATCTTAGAATTTGGTTAAGACTgcctccttcctgaagtcccACAGGGCATATTTTATCTATGTATGTATAGGTAATTAATAACTCTATCTATGCTCTAATAATTTCCAGTATTTGTTTGTGTCTATGTTTGATTTGTACCCATGGAAACCAAATCTAATATGATCTagtttaaaatccattttgCAGTTTACATTTGAATGCCTCTAATTAACTAGTGCTGTTCATATAATAAAAGGCTGCAGTCTACAATGTTTTGTGTCATTACAATACAGCAGAAAAGTAGCTTGATATTAAACAAAATGCAGGCAACAAAAGAGGGACCTTAACAAAATTCCCCTGTTAGATAACATTAAACTCATGAGTAGCAGCACTTCACTCTTGAGAAGACATGCTTTGCCCTTGTGTTGAATATCCTAGCAACAGAGATCTGTTTACTTACACAATCAGCAcaacacaaaaagcaacaaacaacCTGCAGGTATGGCCTGGGAGAAAGTTAAGTTTATCTCTATGcagaaaatttaatttcatgagGTCATTTATATTCAGAGCAAATATTCCAAATAAGGATGTTACTCTCCTCACTCCCACTGCATTTGATAgagagaacatttttatttcctacACACTGCTGTCAGATATTAAGCTAATTTTCAGTCTGTTTCACTGTCACACCTGAAAATAACACCATGTTTTCTGCCTTTATTTGTGATTACGGCAGTACCCACATGCCTGCAGGATCTTTTCTATCCATCACTGTTGTCAAAGAAGGTTTCCATTACAGCAGTCACAGATGGCTGAGCAGAAGAAGATTGTCATGCCGACTGTTGGAGCAACTGGCGGAAGACAACTGAGCAGCAATGAAATCTACAATGAGTCTTATAGGGAGTCTAATGGTGGAAGTACAGGTAAGTTAACATGTTAACAGGTAAACCCATGTGGGCCCCtaagcaaggcccttaacccccccCCAACTTATCCCCAGGCATGAAAATATGGGTAAAACGGACAACCCAATTTCCTAGTTGGGATTAATATAGTAGaaatatatgttgtttttattatgaaggTGACAGGAAACAGTTTTTATAGCATTGTTGAAAGTCAGATTTAGATTTTGACAGTCAGATTTTGGTTCTATAGTCTCAGACAGGATGACTGGACATGCCAGTGGGACAGATTTGACATCAAACCAAAGACCAGCTGCATACAAGCCCAGTTTGAACCTCACTGACAGCCCTCAGTTTGGGTAAGTGTCAAGCTGACACCTAATGCAAAATTTTCAACTAAGATGTGTATCAAACATATGAAACTAACTAATCTCTCCCTCTTAACCCCTACCCTGACCAAGAATAAGCACTCACATGCTCCCATGGTCATGACTCACATCAgatacagacagaaaatatcTCGAGGGTCAAATGTTGTTAATATCTGACTACAGGCATATGTGTTCAATGCAAACATGCAAATCCACAGCATGAGCGAATGCAATGGTACAAAAAGTTAGAGTTGTTACAACAAAGACGGATAAAGtccatatttatgtatttatttgtttatttattatcactcACCTATCCCATTGTTTCTTATTTCAATGCAGGGTCACAGAGCTGCTGTCATCCACTTCTAATAATTTCTTATACATTTCCTTAACCCCAGAAATTTACCTTCTTTTGATTTTGAAAATTTACATATCAGAAAACAGGAATGATGTAGTCTTTAGCAGATCGAAACATGATGTGAATTAAAGCTCTATTAGATTAGCAACAACTAATTGCCCTCCTAAATTCATAAATACAGTACAAACGTATAACATATCTCACATGCTCCTTCTTCATTTGGgattggcttttttttaataaataatgtcaTAATATGGTGTTATTGTTGTTCATATGAACCTAGAATGGACCAGATGACATTATATCGAGTATATTTCCTGAAAGATAAGATGTCAGAAACTGGGTTTTTACATGACTGTTAGTTGTAAAAAGGTGAGAATAAGTGATCTTACTATAATCACTGAATGATAAATTTCCAGGCAAccgtgaatgaatgaatgttaagTATTACTTTAAGCTCAggtgtgttgtttatgtttccATGCTCTCATTATCCAACAGTTTCTTGTCTCAAACTGAACAAGACAATCAGCTTCACGCTCACTCGGGATTTTTGCCAAACCTTATTAACAAACCCACAAACTTCCATCCGCTCTGGAGTCATTCAACAACAGCACCTGTGGAGAAAAGGGTACTTCAAAGTTTGACAATGGATAAAGACAACACTTGTTAATGCTCAGTGACATACATAAACTGTTTTCATGAATATGTTTCTGCAGACTGAATACCAAAGCATGTTTGTTTCCCATCCTCTCACAGCAACAGGTATAAactaagtaaagtttatttaaagtatttaataCTAATATTGCAAATATATACAAGGTCGATacttaaaaaactaaatcagtAAATAAAATGCAGGATGACCATTgcttaaaaattaattaacatgATTGTTTGGGCTGCAGTTCTTCCAGACCAGGTGATGGGTTCAAAACCAAAGACAGGTTTCACTGAGGGGACAGACCTGCAGTTATACACCTTCAAGGAGAAAACCAGCAACACAGTGAGTGTTGTTTACTAAGGTTGCATCTGAGGATGTCCTGTGTTTGTATTTCTATGTTtgatatttctcatttttaccAAAATCCTTTAAGTTGTTATAATATCAAAGGCAGATATTTAAATCTCGTGTTGCAGGTACATAATTTGATTTCAAGTGTCGTCTATAAGAGgttttaataattcattataCAAAAGCAAcaattttttcttctgtttgttcaTTATTAAATTCACTTTCTGTCTGAAATGCTCTGTTTCAGCCACAATCTCCTCATAGCCTAAGTTTTTCTTCAACTTCAGATTGGTGCAAGTCCTGTAAAAGAGTCTACATAAGTCACTCAGGCCAGATGGAGCATTTTTGTTGTACAAAAGTCAATGTCACATTTATTCAGAACTCCAAAACCCCAGTTGCTGCTTTTTTAAACAGTGTTGATTGAAAGCAGATGTTACTGGATCTCCAGTTGTACGAGCCAACAAACCTTGAAAATATTCACTTTAATTAAAACTAATGCAAGacagaaaagaaggaagaaaatatATGTTCGAAGAATAACTGAATGTTTCATGGACCATCTGTCATTTTTGTAAATGATGGATTATATTTGACTGTTTATTAGGTGTTTTAAATGCTATAATCACATTTGGtcattatatgtttttattagatGTTGTAACTGTTTAAAGTGTTGGCCAACATTCAGGTGGAACCTCATCAGATTTACAGCTCCATGATGAAGACTGATTTCATTCCTCTACCTCTTCAGCAGGTTGAGCCACACTGATTATAggttcattcattttaaagaaaaatggataATTTTGTTTAAGAATCTTATGTTTGTTCTGCTGTGTTTGAGAGTACGGAGGTGATACCTGGCCTGTGCAGCCGATCATGTCGAGAATCAGGATACACACGAGGAGTCGTCGCTCCTTTTGCTTGGCCAGTTAGTTATAACTCACCTTCATCaatcctttgttttattttgttttattcatttattgtgaGTAAAGTACAAAAATATACATTATCCTCTATCATTTCCCAGAGCTCTCTCCTGCCATCACCCCAGACTAAAAGCAGTGCACCAACTGTGAAGACCACTGGAAAAAGGgtcacactttttttcttcctttaataGATATCATCTCTGTTTTGGGCGTCATTTACACTCCTTGCTATTGTCTCAATATGCTTTTAGGAACCCACTGGATTTCTTCAAAATGTTCCAAGAAATCAAGTTTTCCCTAAAACACCTTTTGAGTTGTCACACTTTATTACACATTATCAAATCACGTAAGTGTGTTTGGTACTTTTAGTGGTCATAGAACAATCATTCAGATGCCTTCTGTAGTGAAagtggcaaaataaataaataaaaattaaacttgacAAATTTAATAGAGCTTACTTAAACCTAATTTTGTGTCATCGTGTGTgctaaatgtaaatgtgcagtCTACAAAGCAACCAGGaatttaaatagtaaaatacagttaatacagtaaaaaaaaaaaaaacattaggcATCCATCTCTGCAATGTAATATAGTCAAAGTTTAGTGTCAAATTAAAGACTAAACACAATTTCCTAAATTATCTTTTACTACATACTATTGTATAAATGTACTTTCCACTATAGGGTggatattaaaaagaaaaatattcaatgACAAGACATTTATATTTCTAGGTTTTGTCATCCTGGTGATTTGAACAATCGAAATTCTGCTGACCCTGCCGGCATCATCAGTGCTAAAAAGAGCAGCAGCTACCATCGTCACAACCAGGACAGGTAAGGTACACTCATGTTGTTGCATACATGACAACCATCAGGCACACAACTAAGACTCACAAGATACGTTTTGATTCCACAGGTTCATCCTTTAGAGTTAGACCTTCCCACACCTTTGATGTCACCTGCATGGCTCCCCTTCATAGAAATAAAGGTCCTTGTTATTGCATCACTGTCTATCAATGTCAGTATGAGTCAAAACACTTGGTTTTCTGGGAGAAGCATTTGAGGATTTTGTGTTATTACAGTTGTGTTGTTTTATCAAAACTTTACTTTGTTCTTGAGATCCCTGTTTGAACTGAAAAGCTGCCTGTCAGTCAGCGGTGTGACTTTGTCTTTCAACACCTCACTGTCACCCCCCTACCCCCCTAAAGACCTCATACTAAAACATTTGGATTTTTCTTACCATtatttcatgggtcgggcctttatAGGTTAAAATTGATTGAgtcctttgtttgttttcttttttttaaatctgcaaaTATACTGcgttttctttcattaattttGATGGTCTAGCAGGGATCACTCCAGACCTCTTGagtcagtgtcctgcaggttttcattgcaTCCCTGCTGCCACaaacctggttcaaatgaaatagttctccaacagcttgttgtcaaagtCTGTGCCAGACTCTTAACAACCCactatttgagtcaggtgtgctgcagtatggacatattgaaaacctgcaggacacttgCTCAAGAGATCCGGAGTTGGCGATCCCTGGAAGGTTTCAGGTGTTAATTTGGCACAGAAAGCATTCAAATATGCACTAAGACATTTTTTTAGTATTTAACAAGCAAGAAATTGTTTGATtgagaaaatgactgaaaatgtatTCACTCAAAAATAAGTCTTCGATTAAACTTCACTGATAATATAATTGAGGTTtgtgaaatacaaaaatgaaacacaacagTGAAGAACATGAGCACAATCACATAATACAGCATATAATTGTAAAAAAGTCccttaaactaaattaaatgaatataatgtataatgtaaagtggtGTCTTTATCCAATTTATAAAGTGGTATAAGATTTTACCCCCGAATAAAGAACCAAAGAGCTAAACCTGTATTGTGAGCGTGGTTAAACTTAAAACTGCATGAGCATACACAATGAAAATTTTAGCCTTTTAGCATTAGCAAATCATTTTAAGGCATTGTTGTGCctcagaataataaaaacaaagctccTGTGATAGCTAGAAATAACAGCTATGACAATgagaaatgtctttttaaaaaggaCATCTTTCTGCAACACTAATAACCAGTCAGTCTGTAATGGGTACAATTTTCAACTGCAGCTTTACATATATCATACATATATAGGGTTGTATGTAAAAATgattgtgttttacatttacCCAACAAGGTCAaaaaaagagcttgtgaaaagACAATGGATCTGACCTCTTGTCTCAAACTGTCAAAACATGTAGATAAGCTACTCCAGTAATCCACCATACACATTACCAAGAAATCATTAACATCGgaaagaattttgtttttatcaaatttatCTATGATATTTCACATCAAATTGAAGAgttgtaaaaaagaaagcacTATCTctgtttattgtaatattttacttATGAGAAATTAAAACTCAAATGAAGCATATTAAAATTGTTTGTGATTAGCAGCACATGGCTGTCCTCTTTAAtcatataaaaacacactgagttTTCTCACTCtgcttttttaatttagctgaGTTTTTGTTAATCAAATCATGTCATGACATAATATGACAAATTTGACCTAGTTTTAAGACCTAAGGCCAcatgatttttctttatatccTGAAGCATCAAAGCTTAAAACTTAGTTATTACACAATTGTAAAAaggtgagtttgttttttttaatacatgttCAGATCTCGCTGTTTCTcctctttattaaaaaacagtGAACACAACGGATCCTCAAACTCgggtgtgttgtttttatttcttgactCTTGTTTTCTGACTTTCTTGTCTCGAACTTAATGGCGCCACCAGCCTCACACCAGCTCTAATTGCTCTGGACCTTTGCCAAACCTGATTAACAAACCCACAGACAACAGCTTCCATCAGCTCAGGAGTCAATCAAAAACACCGCCTGTGGAGAAAAAGCTTCCTCCTGTCAATGCTGAGTGACATTCATAAATGGTTTTCACATGTTTCTGGGGACTGAATACCAAGACACATTTGTGTCCCATCCTCTCACATTAACATGTAAAgactaaataaagtttattcaaACCATTTATAACA
This window contains:
- the ppp1r32 gene encoding LOW QUALITY PROTEIN: protein phosphatase 1 regulatory subunit 32 (The sequence of the model RefSeq protein was modified relative to this genomic sequence to represent the inferred CDS: deleted 2 bases in 1 codon) gives rise to the protein MAEQKKIVMPTVGATGGRQLSSNEIYNESYRESNGGSTDRMTGHASGTDLTSNQRPAAYKPSLNLTDSPQFGCVVYVSMLSLSNSFLSQTEQDNQLHAHSGFLPNLIKTHKLPSALESFNNSTCGEKVLPDQVMGSKPKTGFTEGTDLQLYTFKEKTSNTVEPHQIYSSMMKTDFIPLPLQQSTEVIPGLCSRSCRESGYTRGVVAPFAWPSSLLPSPQTKSSAPTVKTTGKREPTGFLQNVPRNQVFPKTPFELSHFITHYQIT